GCTGGTGAACCGGGGCTTCCGGGGCGACATCATCTGTACTGCCGCAACCCGGGATCTGGCCCGGCTGGTCATCCTCGATTCCGCGCATCTTCACGAAGAAGAGGCGCGTCGGCGGCAACGGCACTCCGAGAAAGGGCACAAACATCAGCCGCTCTATGACACGCTCGACGCGGTCATGAGCTTTGACCACTTCAATCGCATCGCTGACTACGGCGTGCCCATCCGCCTCGGGCACGACGCAAGCGCCATCTTCTATGAGGCGGGCCATATCCTCGGCTCGGCCAGCATCCTGCTTAGCGTCACCGAGGACGGGCGCAATCGCCGCATCCTGTTCTCGGGCGATATCGGCCCATCGGACAGGCCGTTCCTGAGTAATGCTCAGCCGCCGGGTGATGCGGATATCATCGTGATGGAGACCACCTATGGCGATCGCAATCACCGCTCGCTTGAGGCCTCGGTGGATGAATTGCTCGAAGCCATCTCTGATACGCAGGCACGGGGCGGCAATGTCATCATTCCAACCTTTGCCCTGGAGCGGGCGCAGGAGCTGCTCTTCTTCATGAATGAAGGCATCAAACGGGATATCCTGCCACAGGATTTGAGGGTATTTCTCGACTCCCCGATGGCGATTTCGGCCACAAAGATCTTTCGCAACCATCCCGAGGCGATGACCCGCGAAATCGCGGAGCAGATCCGGTCGGGGCAAGATCCCTTTTCACTGCCCGAGTTGGAATTCACGCGTGAGACGGCAGAATCGATGCAGCTCAACCACATACACTCTGGCGCGGTGATCATGGCGGGGTCGGGCATGTGCACGGGGGGGCGCGTCCGGCAACACCTGAGGCACAACCTCGCCCACGAAGAATGCAGTGTTATTTTCGTCGGCTTCGCTGCCGAGGGCACGTTGGCGCGTATCATCATCGACGGCGCTCAGTCGGTGAAACTGTTCGGCGATCACATCCCGGTCCGGGCTCGCATCCACACGATCAACGGATTTTCCGCCCATGCAGGCAAAAAGGAACTGCGCGCCTGGCATGAAAAGAACCGCACGCCCGACATTACCTTCCTGATCCACGGGGAAGAAGACGCACGAAAAACCTTTGCAAAGGGCCTTAAATCGGAGCGGATCGAGTTTCCGACCATGCACCAGAGTTTCGAAATCTGACGGCGCGTCGGGGGAAACGGCTTTCGGTGATACCCGCCACGCATAGGTAAACAGAAAGGACCGCAGGACGATGCTCAAAATCATGAACGAAAGCGAAGGGCCCGTCGTCGGTATACGGGCCTCCGGGCTTTTGCACGAAGAGGACTACACCACTTTGTTGCCCGAACTCGAAGCGCGTTTTGACACCTACGGCAAACTGCGCCTCCTGTTCTTCGCGGACAGCGGTTTTGAAGGGTGGGATATCAGGGCCGCCTGGGACGACATGTCTTTCGGGCTAAAGCATGCCTCGGATTTTGAACGTCTCGCCCTTGTCGGCGCGCCCGATTGGGTCGTCTGGTGCCTCAAGCTCAGCGCGTTCCTGATGAAGGGCGAGGTCAAGGTGTTCGATGGCGATGCGCTTGATGCCGCCTGGGCTTGGGTGCGGGCTTAACCCTGTGGGCGTTATTTGCCTTCGACCG
This genomic stretch from Phaeobacter gallaeciensis harbors:
- a CDS encoding STAS/SEC14 domain-containing protein gives rise to the protein MLKIMNESEGPVVGIRASGLLHEEDYTTLLPELEARFDTYGKLRLLFFADSGFEGWDIRAAWDDMSFGLKHASDFERLALVGAPDWVVWCLKLSAFLMKGEVKVFDGDALDAAWAWVRA
- a CDS encoding MBL fold metallo-hydrolase RNA specificity domain-containing protein, giving the protein MQISFHGAAGTVTGSCHLVTVGNLKILVDCGMFQGGHELKEENVGDFGFDPASIDVLLLTHAHLDHCGRIPLLVNRGFRGDIICTAATRDLARLVILDSAHLHEEEARRRQRHSEKGHKHQPLYDTLDAVMSFDHFNRIADYGVPIRLGHDASAIFYEAGHILGSASILLSVTEDGRNRRILFSGDIGPSDRPFLSNAQPPGDADIIVMETTYGDRNHRSLEASVDELLEAISDTQARGGNVIIPTFALERAQELLFFMNEGIKRDILPQDLRVFLDSPMAISATKIFRNHPEAMTREIAEQIRSGQDPFSLPELEFTRETAESMQLNHIHSGAVIMAGSGMCTGGRVRQHLRHNLAHEECSVIFVGFAAEGTLARIIIDGAQSVKLFGDHIPVRARIHTINGFSAHAGKKELRAWHEKNRTPDITFLIHGEEDARKTFAKGLKSERIEFPTMHQSFEI